One region of Solanum pennellii chromosome 6, SPENNV200 genomic DNA includes:
- the LOC107023361 gene encoding uncharacterized protein LOC107023361 isoform X1: MPSNPKVVKAFRAMKNIGISPEKVKPVLKDLLKLYDKNWELIEEENYRVLADAIFEKEEAEATESQKPENIVQVLFWFPVFYQEEVLEEEAADEEPERPLKRLRSRHQEVHSSSISAGTSFKKVEEQAELPGTNSQGCSQGPELNNRNAAAESQSVPCLTYVRKEGKQPVSPNSADRLENNAISRKNRLKGKETQTPQIISKEKGLVLGKASRASILKKPKTEPDIEILGTHDLIKPKDEPHTVDMPQLEVPLAVIHPEPSNDKGSSNGNASRKQPDTSETSAAELRGGREADKDIPTFSNGLVTSHELVKPQNQCYSNIDVASSTFGEVKLSINCDAALGRSDFHLPSLEAVVKLVEDKCLKPFKILDPNFSVPKLMKDMCECFLELGTQYNHELQETAKVDAENDIGYRSMALVSPNGSINLELDSGEDQPEKSQLPLPCNGHTNSAQTDQTTSVRNCGSVPEIDQNILEHLMSESPVALCGSKNLELDAGEAQPEKPQLHPCNSHNNSASTDQIASVENCGSAPEIDQNFLDHVTSQSPVPLCESTQDETGSCVVTDITRGQEEVMISLVNEVNDKIPPSFNYIAHNVVFQNAYLNFSLARIGDDNSCSTCSGDCLSLSTPCACAYETGGNFAYTKEGLVKEELLKESISMNRDPKKHCQFFCKECPLERSKNEDIIEPCKGHLVRNFIKECWWKCRCDKQCGNRVVQRGISRKLQVFMTPDGKGWGLRTLEDLPRGAFICEYVGEVLTNAELFDRVSQSHNREEHSYPVLLDADWGSEGVLKDEDALCLDATFFGNVARFINHRCFDSNMVEIPVEIETPDHHYYHLAFFTTRKVKALEELTWDYGIDFDDHEHPVKAFKCQCGSKFCRNMKRPRRNRARKGW; the protein is encoded by the exons atGCCGAGCAATCCAAAAGTTGTGAAAGCATTTCGTGCTATGAAAAATATTGGAATCTCCCCAGAAAAGGTGAAACCAGTCttaaaggaccttcttaaatTGTACGACAAGAACTGGGAGCTTATTGAAGAAGAGAATTACAGAGTACTTGCAGATGCTATATTCGAGAAAGAGGAGGCAGAA GCAACAGAAAGTCAGAAGCCTGAGAATATTGTACAAGTTCTATTTTGGTTCCCTGTGTTTTAT CAAGAGGAGGTTTTGGAGGAAGAAGCAGCAGATGAGGAGCCTGAAAGACCCTTAAAGAGATTGCGATCAAGACACCAGGAAGTTCATTCTAGTTCTATTTCAGCTGGGACTTCATTCAAGAAAGTGGAGGAGCAAGCTGAACTACCTGGAACTAATTCCCAGGGTTGCTCACAAGGCCCTGAGCTAAATAATAGAAATGCAGCAGCTGAGTCTCAGTCTGTTCCATGTCTGACATATGTTAGAAAGGAAGGAAAACAACCAGTCTCACCTAATAGTGCTGACAGATTGGAAAATAATGCTATTTCTCGGAAGAATCGTCTCAAGGGGAAGGAAACTCAAACACCTCAAATCATATCCAAGGAGAAAGGTTTAGTCCTTGGGAAAGCTTCTCGTGCTTCAATCCTCAAAAAGCCGAAGACTGAACCTGACATTGAAATTTTGGGTACTCATGATCTCATCAAGCCTAAGGATGAACCACATACTGTTGATATGCCACAGCTTGAGGTTCCTCTTGCTGTTATTCACCCTG AGCCATCAAATGACAAAGGTTCTTCAAATGGTAATGCCTCAAGAAAGCAGCCAGACACTTCTGAAACCTCAGCAGCAGAGCTGAGAGGCGGAAGAGAAGCAGATAAGGACATTCCAACTTTTTCAAATGGACTGGTAACAAGTCATGAACTAGTAAAGCCGCAGAATCAGTGTTATTCTAACATAGATGTTGCCTCCTCAACTTTTGGAGAGGTTAAACTCTCTATAAATTGTGACGCGGCTCTTGGTAGATCAGACTTCCATTTGCCTAGTCTAGAGGCTGTTGTGAAGTTGGTGGAGGATAAATGCCTTAAACCATTCAAAATCCTGGACCCTAACTTTTCTGTGCCGAAGCTAATGAAAGACATGTGTGAGTGCTTTTTGGAACTGGGAACTCAGTACAATCATGAATTGCAAGAGACTGCAAAGGTGGATGCAGAAAATGATATTGGTTATAGAAGTATGGCCCTAGTTTCTCCAAATGGATCTATAAATTTAGAACTTGATTCTGGGGAGGATCAACCAGAGAAATCACAGCTACCCCTTCCTTGTAATGGTCACACCAATAGCGCCCAAACTGATCAAACAACGTCAGTGAGGAATTGTGGCAGTGTTCCAGAGATCGATCAGAATATACTTGAACATCTTATGTCTGAGAGTCCAGTGGCTCTGTGCGGATCTAAAAATTTAGAACTTGATGCAGGGGAGGCTCAACCCGAGAAACCACAGCTCCATCCTTGTAATAGTCACAACAACAGCGCCTCAACTGATCAAATAGCATCTGTGGAGAACTGTGGTAGTGCTCCAGAGATTGATCAGAATTTTCTTGACCATGTTACTTCTCAAAGTCCAGTACCTCTGTGTGAATCAACTCAAGATGAAACAGGTTCGTGTGTTGTTACAGATATAACCAGGGGGCAAGAGGAGGTTATGATTTCATTGGTGAATGAAGTTAATGACAAAATTCCTCCATCCTTCAACTACATAGCTCATAATGTGGTTTTCCAGAATGCCTATCTGAACTTCTCTCTGGCACGTATTGGAGATGACAACAGTTGTTCAACTTGCTCTGGTGATTGTTTGTCACTGTCCACACCTTGTGCATGCGCATATGAAACTGGTGGTAATTTTGCATATACAAAAGAAGGTCTTGTTAAAGAGGAGCTTCTTAAAGAGAGTATTTCTATGAATCGCGATCCCAAGAAACACTGCCAATTCTTTTGCAAAGAATGCCCATTGGAAAGAtcgaaaaatgaggatattatTGAACCTTGTAAAGGTCATCTAGTGAGGAACTTCATCAAAGAGTGTTGGTGGAAATGTCGCTGTGATAAACAGTGTGGGAACCGTGTGGTTCAGCGAGGTATTAGCCGCAAGTTACAG GTGTTTATGACTCCTGATGGGAAAGGGTGGGGATTGCGTACCCTTGAGGATCTTCCAAGAGGTGCTTTTATTTGCGAGTATGTTGGTGAAGTTCTTACCAATGCGGAACTCTTTGATCGTGTTTCACAGAGCCACAATAGAGAGGAACATTCTTATCCCGTGCTGCTTGATGCTGACTGGGGTTCAGAGGGTGTCTTAAAGGATGAAGATGCGCTTTGTTTGGATGCGACATTTTTTGGGAATGTAGCCAGGTTTATCAATCACAG ATGTTTTGATTCAAATATGGTTGAAATACCAGTTGAAATAGAGACTCCAGATCACCACTACTATCAT CTTGCTTTTTTCACTACAAGGAAGGTTAAGGCATTGGAAGAGCTCACTTGG GATTATGGTATTGATTTCGATGACCATGAACATCCAGTGAAAGCATTTAAATGCCAGTGTGGTAGCAAGTTCTGCCGAAATATGAAACGTCCAAGAA GAAACAGAGCAAGGAAAGGATGGTGA
- the LOC107023361 gene encoding uncharacterized protein LOC107023361 isoform X3 translates to MPSNPKVVKAFRAMKNIGISPEKVKPVLKDLLKLYDKNWELIEEENYRVLADAIFEKEEAEATESQKPENIQEEVLEEEAADEEPERPLKRLRSRHQEVHSSSISAGTSFKKVEEQAELPGTNSQGCSQGPELNNRNAAAESQSVPCLTYVRKEGKQPVSPNSADRLENNAISRKNRLKGKETQTPQIISKEKGLVLGKASRASILKKPKTEPDIEILGTHDLIKPKDEPHTVDMPQLEVPLAVIHPEPSNDKGSSNGNASRKQPDTSETSAAELRGGREADKDIPTFSNGLVTSHELVKPQNQCYSNIDVASSTFGEVKLSINCDAALGRSDFHLPSLEAVVKLVEDKCLKPFKILDPNFSVPKLMKDMCECFLELGTQYNHELQETAKVDAENDIGYRSMALVSPNGSINLELDSGEDQPEKSQLPLPCNGHTNSAQTDQTTSVRNCGSVPEIDQNILEHLMSESPVALCGSKNLELDAGEAQPEKPQLHPCNSHNNSASTDQIASVENCGSAPEIDQNFLDHVTSQSPVPLCESTQDETGSCVVTDITRGQEEVMISLVNEVNDKIPPSFNYIAHNVVFQNAYLNFSLARIGDDNSCSTCSGDCLSLSTPCACAYETGGNFAYTKEGLVKEELLKESISMNRDPKKHCQFFCKECPLERSKNEDIIEPCKGHLVRNFIKECWWKCRCDKQCGNRVVQRGISRKLQVFMTPDGKGWGLRTLEDLPRGAFICEYVGEVLTNAELFDRVSQSHNREEHSYPVLLDADWGSEGVLKDEDALCLDATFFGNVARFINHRCFDSNMVEIPVEIETPDHHYYHLAFFTTRKVKALEELTWDYGIDFDDHEHPVKAFKCQCGSKFCRNMKRPRRNRARKGW, encoded by the exons atGCCGAGCAATCCAAAAGTTGTGAAAGCATTTCGTGCTATGAAAAATATTGGAATCTCCCCAGAAAAGGTGAAACCAGTCttaaaggaccttcttaaatTGTACGACAAGAACTGGGAGCTTATTGAAGAAGAGAATTACAGAGTACTTGCAGATGCTATATTCGAGAAAGAGGAGGCAGAA GCAACAGAAAGTCAGAAGCCTGAGAATATT CAAGAGGAGGTTTTGGAGGAAGAAGCAGCAGATGAGGAGCCTGAAAGACCCTTAAAGAGATTGCGATCAAGACACCAGGAAGTTCATTCTAGTTCTATTTCAGCTGGGACTTCATTCAAGAAAGTGGAGGAGCAAGCTGAACTACCTGGAACTAATTCCCAGGGTTGCTCACAAGGCCCTGAGCTAAATAATAGAAATGCAGCAGCTGAGTCTCAGTCTGTTCCATGTCTGACATATGTTAGAAAGGAAGGAAAACAACCAGTCTCACCTAATAGTGCTGACAGATTGGAAAATAATGCTATTTCTCGGAAGAATCGTCTCAAGGGGAAGGAAACTCAAACACCTCAAATCATATCCAAGGAGAAAGGTTTAGTCCTTGGGAAAGCTTCTCGTGCTTCAATCCTCAAAAAGCCGAAGACTGAACCTGACATTGAAATTTTGGGTACTCATGATCTCATCAAGCCTAAGGATGAACCACATACTGTTGATATGCCACAGCTTGAGGTTCCTCTTGCTGTTATTCACCCTG AGCCATCAAATGACAAAGGTTCTTCAAATGGTAATGCCTCAAGAAAGCAGCCAGACACTTCTGAAACCTCAGCAGCAGAGCTGAGAGGCGGAAGAGAAGCAGATAAGGACATTCCAACTTTTTCAAATGGACTGGTAACAAGTCATGAACTAGTAAAGCCGCAGAATCAGTGTTATTCTAACATAGATGTTGCCTCCTCAACTTTTGGAGAGGTTAAACTCTCTATAAATTGTGACGCGGCTCTTGGTAGATCAGACTTCCATTTGCCTAGTCTAGAGGCTGTTGTGAAGTTGGTGGAGGATAAATGCCTTAAACCATTCAAAATCCTGGACCCTAACTTTTCTGTGCCGAAGCTAATGAAAGACATGTGTGAGTGCTTTTTGGAACTGGGAACTCAGTACAATCATGAATTGCAAGAGACTGCAAAGGTGGATGCAGAAAATGATATTGGTTATAGAAGTATGGCCCTAGTTTCTCCAAATGGATCTATAAATTTAGAACTTGATTCTGGGGAGGATCAACCAGAGAAATCACAGCTACCCCTTCCTTGTAATGGTCACACCAATAGCGCCCAAACTGATCAAACAACGTCAGTGAGGAATTGTGGCAGTGTTCCAGAGATCGATCAGAATATACTTGAACATCTTATGTCTGAGAGTCCAGTGGCTCTGTGCGGATCTAAAAATTTAGAACTTGATGCAGGGGAGGCTCAACCCGAGAAACCACAGCTCCATCCTTGTAATAGTCACAACAACAGCGCCTCAACTGATCAAATAGCATCTGTGGAGAACTGTGGTAGTGCTCCAGAGATTGATCAGAATTTTCTTGACCATGTTACTTCTCAAAGTCCAGTACCTCTGTGTGAATCAACTCAAGATGAAACAGGTTCGTGTGTTGTTACAGATATAACCAGGGGGCAAGAGGAGGTTATGATTTCATTGGTGAATGAAGTTAATGACAAAATTCCTCCATCCTTCAACTACATAGCTCATAATGTGGTTTTCCAGAATGCCTATCTGAACTTCTCTCTGGCACGTATTGGAGATGACAACAGTTGTTCAACTTGCTCTGGTGATTGTTTGTCACTGTCCACACCTTGTGCATGCGCATATGAAACTGGTGGTAATTTTGCATATACAAAAGAAGGTCTTGTTAAAGAGGAGCTTCTTAAAGAGAGTATTTCTATGAATCGCGATCCCAAGAAACACTGCCAATTCTTTTGCAAAGAATGCCCATTGGAAAGAtcgaaaaatgaggatattatTGAACCTTGTAAAGGTCATCTAGTGAGGAACTTCATCAAAGAGTGTTGGTGGAAATGTCGCTGTGATAAACAGTGTGGGAACCGTGTGGTTCAGCGAGGTATTAGCCGCAAGTTACAG GTGTTTATGACTCCTGATGGGAAAGGGTGGGGATTGCGTACCCTTGAGGATCTTCCAAGAGGTGCTTTTATTTGCGAGTATGTTGGTGAAGTTCTTACCAATGCGGAACTCTTTGATCGTGTTTCACAGAGCCACAATAGAGAGGAACATTCTTATCCCGTGCTGCTTGATGCTGACTGGGGTTCAGAGGGTGTCTTAAAGGATGAAGATGCGCTTTGTTTGGATGCGACATTTTTTGGGAATGTAGCCAGGTTTATCAATCACAG ATGTTTTGATTCAAATATGGTTGAAATACCAGTTGAAATAGAGACTCCAGATCACCACTACTATCAT CTTGCTTTTTTCACTACAAGGAAGGTTAAGGCATTGGAAGAGCTCACTTGG GATTATGGTATTGATTTCGATGACCATGAACATCCAGTGAAAGCATTTAAATGCCAGTGTGGTAGCAAGTTCTGCCGAAATATGAAACGTCCAAGAA GAAACAGAGCAAGGAAAGGATGGTGA
- the LOC107023361 gene encoding uncharacterized protein LOC107023361 isoform X4 has protein sequence MPSNPKVVKAFRAMKNIGISPEKVKPVLKDLLKLYDKNWELIEEENYRVLADAIFEKEEATESQKPENIQEEVLEEEAADEEPERPLKRLRSRHQEVHSSSISAGTSFKKVEEQAELPGTNSQGCSQGPELNNRNAAAESQSVPCLTYVRKEGKQPVSPNSADRLENNAISRKNRLKGKETQTPQIISKEKGLVLGKASRASILKKPKTEPDIEILGTHDLIKPKDEPHTVDMPQLEVPLAVIHPEPSNDKGSSNGNASRKQPDTSETSAAELRGGREADKDIPTFSNGLVTSHELVKPQNQCYSNIDVASSTFGEVKLSINCDAALGRSDFHLPSLEAVVKLVEDKCLKPFKILDPNFSVPKLMKDMCECFLELGTQYNHELQETAKVDAENDIGYRSMALVSPNGSINLELDSGEDQPEKSQLPLPCNGHTNSAQTDQTTSVRNCGSVPEIDQNILEHLMSESPVALCGSKNLELDAGEAQPEKPQLHPCNSHNNSASTDQIASVENCGSAPEIDQNFLDHVTSQSPVPLCESTQDETGSCVVTDITRGQEEVMISLVNEVNDKIPPSFNYIAHNVVFQNAYLNFSLARIGDDNSCSTCSGDCLSLSTPCACAYETGGNFAYTKEGLVKEELLKESISMNRDPKKHCQFFCKECPLERSKNEDIIEPCKGHLVRNFIKECWWKCRCDKQCGNRVVQRGISRKLQVFMTPDGKGWGLRTLEDLPRGAFICEYVGEVLTNAELFDRVSQSHNREEHSYPVLLDADWGSEGVLKDEDALCLDATFFGNVARFINHRCFDSNMVEIPVEIETPDHHYYHLAFFTTRKVKALEELTWDYGIDFDDHEHPVKAFKCQCGSKFCRNMKRPRRNRARKGW, from the exons atGCCGAGCAATCCAAAAGTTGTGAAAGCATTTCGTGCTATGAAAAATATTGGAATCTCCCCAGAAAAGGTGAAACCAGTCttaaaggaccttcttaaatTGTACGACAAGAACTGGGAGCTTATTGAAGAAGAGAATTACAGAGTACTTGCAGATGCTATATTCGAGAAAGAGGAG GCAACAGAAAGTCAGAAGCCTGAGAATATT CAAGAGGAGGTTTTGGAGGAAGAAGCAGCAGATGAGGAGCCTGAAAGACCCTTAAAGAGATTGCGATCAAGACACCAGGAAGTTCATTCTAGTTCTATTTCAGCTGGGACTTCATTCAAGAAAGTGGAGGAGCAAGCTGAACTACCTGGAACTAATTCCCAGGGTTGCTCACAAGGCCCTGAGCTAAATAATAGAAATGCAGCAGCTGAGTCTCAGTCTGTTCCATGTCTGACATATGTTAGAAAGGAAGGAAAACAACCAGTCTCACCTAATAGTGCTGACAGATTGGAAAATAATGCTATTTCTCGGAAGAATCGTCTCAAGGGGAAGGAAACTCAAACACCTCAAATCATATCCAAGGAGAAAGGTTTAGTCCTTGGGAAAGCTTCTCGTGCTTCAATCCTCAAAAAGCCGAAGACTGAACCTGACATTGAAATTTTGGGTACTCATGATCTCATCAAGCCTAAGGATGAACCACATACTGTTGATATGCCACAGCTTGAGGTTCCTCTTGCTGTTATTCACCCTG AGCCATCAAATGACAAAGGTTCTTCAAATGGTAATGCCTCAAGAAAGCAGCCAGACACTTCTGAAACCTCAGCAGCAGAGCTGAGAGGCGGAAGAGAAGCAGATAAGGACATTCCAACTTTTTCAAATGGACTGGTAACAAGTCATGAACTAGTAAAGCCGCAGAATCAGTGTTATTCTAACATAGATGTTGCCTCCTCAACTTTTGGAGAGGTTAAACTCTCTATAAATTGTGACGCGGCTCTTGGTAGATCAGACTTCCATTTGCCTAGTCTAGAGGCTGTTGTGAAGTTGGTGGAGGATAAATGCCTTAAACCATTCAAAATCCTGGACCCTAACTTTTCTGTGCCGAAGCTAATGAAAGACATGTGTGAGTGCTTTTTGGAACTGGGAACTCAGTACAATCATGAATTGCAAGAGACTGCAAAGGTGGATGCAGAAAATGATATTGGTTATAGAAGTATGGCCCTAGTTTCTCCAAATGGATCTATAAATTTAGAACTTGATTCTGGGGAGGATCAACCAGAGAAATCACAGCTACCCCTTCCTTGTAATGGTCACACCAATAGCGCCCAAACTGATCAAACAACGTCAGTGAGGAATTGTGGCAGTGTTCCAGAGATCGATCAGAATATACTTGAACATCTTATGTCTGAGAGTCCAGTGGCTCTGTGCGGATCTAAAAATTTAGAACTTGATGCAGGGGAGGCTCAACCCGAGAAACCACAGCTCCATCCTTGTAATAGTCACAACAACAGCGCCTCAACTGATCAAATAGCATCTGTGGAGAACTGTGGTAGTGCTCCAGAGATTGATCAGAATTTTCTTGACCATGTTACTTCTCAAAGTCCAGTACCTCTGTGTGAATCAACTCAAGATGAAACAGGTTCGTGTGTTGTTACAGATATAACCAGGGGGCAAGAGGAGGTTATGATTTCATTGGTGAATGAAGTTAATGACAAAATTCCTCCATCCTTCAACTACATAGCTCATAATGTGGTTTTCCAGAATGCCTATCTGAACTTCTCTCTGGCACGTATTGGAGATGACAACAGTTGTTCAACTTGCTCTGGTGATTGTTTGTCACTGTCCACACCTTGTGCATGCGCATATGAAACTGGTGGTAATTTTGCATATACAAAAGAAGGTCTTGTTAAAGAGGAGCTTCTTAAAGAGAGTATTTCTATGAATCGCGATCCCAAGAAACACTGCCAATTCTTTTGCAAAGAATGCCCATTGGAAAGAtcgaaaaatgaggatattatTGAACCTTGTAAAGGTCATCTAGTGAGGAACTTCATCAAAGAGTGTTGGTGGAAATGTCGCTGTGATAAACAGTGTGGGAACCGTGTGGTTCAGCGAGGTATTAGCCGCAAGTTACAG GTGTTTATGACTCCTGATGGGAAAGGGTGGGGATTGCGTACCCTTGAGGATCTTCCAAGAGGTGCTTTTATTTGCGAGTATGTTGGTGAAGTTCTTACCAATGCGGAACTCTTTGATCGTGTTTCACAGAGCCACAATAGAGAGGAACATTCTTATCCCGTGCTGCTTGATGCTGACTGGGGTTCAGAGGGTGTCTTAAAGGATGAAGATGCGCTTTGTTTGGATGCGACATTTTTTGGGAATGTAGCCAGGTTTATCAATCACAG ATGTTTTGATTCAAATATGGTTGAAATACCAGTTGAAATAGAGACTCCAGATCACCACTACTATCAT CTTGCTTTTTTCACTACAAGGAAGGTTAAGGCATTGGAAGAGCTCACTTGG GATTATGGTATTGATTTCGATGACCATGAACATCCAGTGAAAGCATTTAAATGCCAGTGTGGTAGCAAGTTCTGCCGAAATATGAAACGTCCAAGAA GAAACAGAGCAAGGAAAGGATGGTGA
- the LOC107023361 gene encoding uncharacterized protein LOC107023361 isoform X2, producing MPSNPKVVKAFRAMKNIGISPEKVKPVLKDLLKLYDKNWELIEEENYRVLADAIFEKEEATESQKPENIVQVLFWFPVFYQEEVLEEEAADEEPERPLKRLRSRHQEVHSSSISAGTSFKKVEEQAELPGTNSQGCSQGPELNNRNAAAESQSVPCLTYVRKEGKQPVSPNSADRLENNAISRKNRLKGKETQTPQIISKEKGLVLGKASRASILKKPKTEPDIEILGTHDLIKPKDEPHTVDMPQLEVPLAVIHPEPSNDKGSSNGNASRKQPDTSETSAAELRGGREADKDIPTFSNGLVTSHELVKPQNQCYSNIDVASSTFGEVKLSINCDAALGRSDFHLPSLEAVVKLVEDKCLKPFKILDPNFSVPKLMKDMCECFLELGTQYNHELQETAKVDAENDIGYRSMALVSPNGSINLELDSGEDQPEKSQLPLPCNGHTNSAQTDQTTSVRNCGSVPEIDQNILEHLMSESPVALCGSKNLELDAGEAQPEKPQLHPCNSHNNSASTDQIASVENCGSAPEIDQNFLDHVTSQSPVPLCESTQDETGSCVVTDITRGQEEVMISLVNEVNDKIPPSFNYIAHNVVFQNAYLNFSLARIGDDNSCSTCSGDCLSLSTPCACAYETGGNFAYTKEGLVKEELLKESISMNRDPKKHCQFFCKECPLERSKNEDIIEPCKGHLVRNFIKECWWKCRCDKQCGNRVVQRGISRKLQVFMTPDGKGWGLRTLEDLPRGAFICEYVGEVLTNAELFDRVSQSHNREEHSYPVLLDADWGSEGVLKDEDALCLDATFFGNVARFINHRCFDSNMVEIPVEIETPDHHYYHLAFFTTRKVKALEELTWDYGIDFDDHEHPVKAFKCQCGSKFCRNMKRPRRNRARKGW from the exons atGCCGAGCAATCCAAAAGTTGTGAAAGCATTTCGTGCTATGAAAAATATTGGAATCTCCCCAGAAAAGGTGAAACCAGTCttaaaggaccttcttaaatTGTACGACAAGAACTGGGAGCTTATTGAAGAAGAGAATTACAGAGTACTTGCAGATGCTATATTCGAGAAAGAGGAG GCAACAGAAAGTCAGAAGCCTGAGAATATTGTACAAGTTCTATTTTGGTTCCCTGTGTTTTAT CAAGAGGAGGTTTTGGAGGAAGAAGCAGCAGATGAGGAGCCTGAAAGACCCTTAAAGAGATTGCGATCAAGACACCAGGAAGTTCATTCTAGTTCTATTTCAGCTGGGACTTCATTCAAGAAAGTGGAGGAGCAAGCTGAACTACCTGGAACTAATTCCCAGGGTTGCTCACAAGGCCCTGAGCTAAATAATAGAAATGCAGCAGCTGAGTCTCAGTCTGTTCCATGTCTGACATATGTTAGAAAGGAAGGAAAACAACCAGTCTCACCTAATAGTGCTGACAGATTGGAAAATAATGCTATTTCTCGGAAGAATCGTCTCAAGGGGAAGGAAACTCAAACACCTCAAATCATATCCAAGGAGAAAGGTTTAGTCCTTGGGAAAGCTTCTCGTGCTTCAATCCTCAAAAAGCCGAAGACTGAACCTGACATTGAAATTTTGGGTACTCATGATCTCATCAAGCCTAAGGATGAACCACATACTGTTGATATGCCACAGCTTGAGGTTCCTCTTGCTGTTATTCACCCTG AGCCATCAAATGACAAAGGTTCTTCAAATGGTAATGCCTCAAGAAAGCAGCCAGACACTTCTGAAACCTCAGCAGCAGAGCTGAGAGGCGGAAGAGAAGCAGATAAGGACATTCCAACTTTTTCAAATGGACTGGTAACAAGTCATGAACTAGTAAAGCCGCAGAATCAGTGTTATTCTAACATAGATGTTGCCTCCTCAACTTTTGGAGAGGTTAAACTCTCTATAAATTGTGACGCGGCTCTTGGTAGATCAGACTTCCATTTGCCTAGTCTAGAGGCTGTTGTGAAGTTGGTGGAGGATAAATGCCTTAAACCATTCAAAATCCTGGACCCTAACTTTTCTGTGCCGAAGCTAATGAAAGACATGTGTGAGTGCTTTTTGGAACTGGGAACTCAGTACAATCATGAATTGCAAGAGACTGCAAAGGTGGATGCAGAAAATGATATTGGTTATAGAAGTATGGCCCTAGTTTCTCCAAATGGATCTATAAATTTAGAACTTGATTCTGGGGAGGATCAACCAGAGAAATCACAGCTACCCCTTCCTTGTAATGGTCACACCAATAGCGCCCAAACTGATCAAACAACGTCAGTGAGGAATTGTGGCAGTGTTCCAGAGATCGATCAGAATATACTTGAACATCTTATGTCTGAGAGTCCAGTGGCTCTGTGCGGATCTAAAAATTTAGAACTTGATGCAGGGGAGGCTCAACCCGAGAAACCACAGCTCCATCCTTGTAATAGTCACAACAACAGCGCCTCAACTGATCAAATAGCATCTGTGGAGAACTGTGGTAGTGCTCCAGAGATTGATCAGAATTTTCTTGACCATGTTACTTCTCAAAGTCCAGTACCTCTGTGTGAATCAACTCAAGATGAAACAGGTTCGTGTGTTGTTACAGATATAACCAGGGGGCAAGAGGAGGTTATGATTTCATTGGTGAATGAAGTTAATGACAAAATTCCTCCATCCTTCAACTACATAGCTCATAATGTGGTTTTCCAGAATGCCTATCTGAACTTCTCTCTGGCACGTATTGGAGATGACAACAGTTGTTCAACTTGCTCTGGTGATTGTTTGTCACTGTCCACACCTTGTGCATGCGCATATGAAACTGGTGGTAATTTTGCATATACAAAAGAAGGTCTTGTTAAAGAGGAGCTTCTTAAAGAGAGTATTTCTATGAATCGCGATCCCAAGAAACACTGCCAATTCTTTTGCAAAGAATGCCCATTGGAAAGAtcgaaaaatgaggatattatTGAACCTTGTAAAGGTCATCTAGTGAGGAACTTCATCAAAGAGTGTTGGTGGAAATGTCGCTGTGATAAACAGTGTGGGAACCGTGTGGTTCAGCGAGGTATTAGCCGCAAGTTACAG GTGTTTATGACTCCTGATGGGAAAGGGTGGGGATTGCGTACCCTTGAGGATCTTCCAAGAGGTGCTTTTATTTGCGAGTATGTTGGTGAAGTTCTTACCAATGCGGAACTCTTTGATCGTGTTTCACAGAGCCACAATAGAGAGGAACATTCTTATCCCGTGCTGCTTGATGCTGACTGGGGTTCAGAGGGTGTCTTAAAGGATGAAGATGCGCTTTGTTTGGATGCGACATTTTTTGGGAATGTAGCCAGGTTTATCAATCACAG ATGTTTTGATTCAAATATGGTTGAAATACCAGTTGAAATAGAGACTCCAGATCACCACTACTATCAT CTTGCTTTTTTCACTACAAGGAAGGTTAAGGCATTGGAAGAGCTCACTTGG GATTATGGTATTGATTTCGATGACCATGAACATCCAGTGAAAGCATTTAAATGCCAGTGTGGTAGCAAGTTCTGCCGAAATATGAAACGTCCAAGAA GAAACAGAGCAAGGAAAGGATGGTGA